The bacterium genome has a segment encoding these proteins:
- a CDS encoding methylated-DNA--[protein]-cysteine S-methyltransferase encodes MLVASDQRLFRIEFVHPGEEDRFLTALPPAVHLVKDEGAFDKVRRQLDVYFSGKPVNWQIALDVSSGTDFQQVVWSALRRIPYGQTITYGQLAQRIGKPGASRAVGAANAANPLPVIIPCHRVVAGNGRLGGFSGGLHIKQALLRLEGVLL; translated from the coding sequence ATGTTGGTCGCCTCGGATCAGCGATTGTTCCGCATCGAATTCGTCCACCCGGGCGAAGAGGACCGATTCCTCACCGCACTGCCGCCGGCCGTCCATCTGGTCAAGGACGAGGGTGCTTTCGACAAGGTGCGCCGGCAACTGGATGTCTATTTTTCCGGCAAGCCGGTGAACTGGCAAATAGCGCTGGACGTCTCGTCCGGCACTGATTTTCAGCAGGTGGTCTGGTCAGCCCTGCGCCGGATTCCATATGGTCAGACCATCACCTATGGTCAGCTGGCCCAGAGGATCGGCAAACCCGGCGCCAGCCGCGCAGTCGGTGCGGCCAACGCGGCCAATCCCCTTCCGGTCATCATACCCTGTCATCGCGTGGTGGCCGGCAACGGCCGGTTGGGCGGATTCAGCGGCGGTCTGCACATCAAGCAGGCGCTGTTGCGGCTGGAGGGAGTTCTGCTGTAA